AATTCGTTCCGTAGAATGTACCCATGTATTGAATTGACATGGTTTTCCGTTGTCTCTGTTTGACGAAATCAACCTGGTCGAGATCCGTTCGGACGCCTACCCCGATGAGCGATTGATGGTCTGCCGCAATCCGCTGCTGGCTCGACAGCGGACTCGGAAGCGCCAGGAAATGCTCTCGAAGACCGAAGAGCTGCTGGATGAAATCGTCGCGGCCACCCGGCGGGACCGCCGTCCTTATCGGGGTCGGGAGCGGATTGCGCTACGCGTCGGCAAGGTCGTGAAAAAGTACAAGATGGCGAAGCACTTCGAGCTCGACATCACGGAGGAGTCCTTCACCTACGAGAGAAACACCGAGTCCATCGCCGCCGAGGCGGCCCTGGACGGTCTTTACGTCATCCGCACCAGCCTGCCGGCCAAGGAGATGGGCGCCGAGGCGACCGTGCGCGCCTACAAGGGGTTGAGCGTCGTCGAGCAGGCCTTCCGCAGCTACAAGACCGTGGACCTGAAGGTGCGCCCCATCTACCACTGGAGCAATGACCGGGTGCGGG
Above is a window of Acidobacteriota bacterium DNA encoding:
- a CDS encoding IS1634 family transposase, which translates into the protein MSLFDEINLVEIRSDAYPDERLMVCRNPLLARQRTRKRQEMLSKTEELLDEIVAATRRDRRPYRGRERIALRVGKVVKKYKMAKHFELDITEESFTYERNTESIAAEAALDGLYVIRTSLPAKEMGAEATVRAYKGLSVVEQAFRSYKTVDLKVRPIYHWSNDRVR